From Bicyclus anynana chromosome 11, ilBicAnyn1.1, whole genome shotgun sequence:
gtcaagGACTTCTGAcagatgtatgtagggttaaagacctCGCTAactgttacccctctggcagagatttaaaatcaatgatctaacgcggtTATAAAACGCGGTAtattagtctgtgtaaaaattacgcatgtgtgtattgcgagtcaaagggacatgtcccaaaatgggcctttattatttataattagcggacgcccgtgacttcgtccgcgtggaattcaatgtaaactttcaagccctattttaccACATTAGGggttaaattttgaattacattatatttcgtatttttttaatgatttatgaacaaacttttaaaactgttactctaaaaatgaaggactttccatacaaactttcaacccctatttcacccccttcttattttattttcgcaatataaattatcctataaccttctccatattattatggtctcaaaccgagcaaaagttgtgtttgaattcattcaatagtttcagcgtgatgcccgaataacaaaaaagcacggacagacagacagacaaaaaatcgaaaaattaaatatttttagcttcagtatagATTATGTGATGCCCCCGTCGTAAGTAAAATCCCAAATAgcgaattaatgtatagaatttgaccagttttattataagtatagatttataagtAGGTCGATAGTAGtatgcccaggagtatgaagaataattgtaccaagtttcgttaaaatccgtcgggtagtttttgtttctataaagaacatacagacagacagacagacaaaaattttactgattgcatttttggcatcagtatcgaccactatttctacgaaatatatttcatgtacagaattgacctctctacagatttattataagtaggtatagataatgAGTTTAAATGGgacttcaaaatcagaaaataaactaaaaagcaaaaaatagcatcgtacgtgctaccttctgatcactttgaaaacGGTGCCaatacagtgatgcattaacttaagCCGTTTAAACCATAAAGTTGTACGATCTTCAGACAATTCTTTTccatggttctttcagaaacgaaaattaatacgtgactggcttggcaccgccttcaaagtgatcagaaggtagcacgtacgatgttattttacatttttcagtttattttctgattttgaagtcggttcaatttttttatgaaaatttttcattattacatttttagtgATAGGTATATGTTATAACCTAAATACTGACGGGCACCcgaatttttatgtataaatagaaTTTATATTCCCTTTCTGTTCTTGACAATTATTAGGAGAGGAAAGAGAATATTGGGCATATTTAAAAGGAATggcaaatataatttttaaaatattatacctcaaatattttacaatacctCAAATATTCGCATTTACACAGCGGAGTCTAATGCCTACTCACTCCAAAAATCCTGTGTACATTGTTTGTAGATAATTATCATATATACTTATAGAGGGGACGTCTGACGAGGCCAGACGGGTGATCAGTCCTAATTAGGGACCATTCCACCCAATTCCCGTGGTAAAAGGACACAGGTTCACTGGTGTCTCGACAGTGTTCCCCCCTCAAATCTTCCTGTAGCCTTCGTGAACCTAACAATATCCCCTATACTGAGATCTGTCAGGTCTACTTCATTTAATGTATCCTTACCTAGTAACTCCCATCTTACCAGCGCGAACATGGGACACTCAGCTATAAAGTGATAGCTGGTCTCCTCCTCACCACAACCTGGACATGATGAATCTTCTATGATTTTCATTATCTTCAAGTGTCTATTGAGCAGACAATGTCCAGTTGTCATGCCTGCTACCAGTGCTATGTTGGgtctatatagatagataattatcatgtgtgtattttaaacaaattgGTATTCTTAGAAAGGCTTTAATTTTCACCATGCCAGAGATGATTTTGTGATGATGTACAAATGGCTGCCTACGGAGTCCGAGCCAAACTTGCCACCACCATGTCACACCAACCTTGGAGTCGGTGCTTTGGTTGTGAATGACAAACACCAGATGTTGGCTGTTTCTGAGAAACATTATGAATATCCACATTGGAAGCTCCCCGGTGGATTTGTAGAGAGAGGTaatttatattcatcattattttaaaaaacagtgtcaaagtcaaaattcatttatttcaaataggcttagtttacaagctcttttgaaacgtcgGGTAGtgatattaaacttaagataatggtgataataattattcgaaaacttaaaattaaagttacaagggttccaaacccgccttggtctgagaagagcccataacaaactcagccaggtttatccttatTTAGTTtgtcaccatttaacaataggtatataagtagcctgtcatgtaatacatttcatttctaagcaattttgtcgtttacgtaatcattgcaGGTCCATAATCATacactataatatgacttttctataagcttacgtttaataaaaactttgaacttattgagagacatgccagtgatttcatgtggcagtttattataaaaacgtatgcaattgcccttaaaagaattgCTAATTTAAAAGCCTCTTATAGGTcctcctccttataggagagtggAGTGGAGGATGGAGTTTAAACCCATCTCACTGCTCCAATGTGCTGGCGGGTTTACAGTGATATTGTTTCTCTTCCATGATGATTTTTCAAGATGGCGGTTGAGGGAGAAAGGGTTGCAATCCTACAAACTGGGACATGACTTAAATAACCCTTCCTTGATATCTAAACAATAAATGCAAGaccaaatgtaaattttaaatgaatataatagAGCTTTttctgaataaattaattttgactttgaccaAAATAAGGTGACccataagtaaaataaaatatattgtattaataatattaattgattatgaaacacggctaaaactaacACACGTGatcgaagtatgcccgactagtttcgaacccatacggggcccttagtcatgatctagttcttgcatcgcggcacaatccaaactgcgaagcggctgcgcgacgcgctgctgctcgcattgcgtGCTGGGaaaggggttgagtggtggggagtgaagggtTCCGTTAcgctctccgacggttcattaatgtcatcttcattagactcgtcttcttgtaagcaaaccgaactaacgctatcttgttccaagtttgttgtatgtgacaatgaaggAAATAGCGGTtcccacgctgtgggcagcaatcatccatgatcccgattaaaacgaaactagtcgggcatactccgacctaatatcacgtgagttttagccgtttttcataatcaattaatatgactaacactcacgatagtttaaattctataaatatagtattaaagtaaaaattactgtaaatatagaatttattatgtaggtaacaATGGAACTATCTCACAATTTAAAAGTTATGAACTTAGAGGAAGCTTTAGTATTAGATTGTATGTTTTCTACTTAAGTATAGTGCGCGCCAAACTTCGAGCCCGCTCTGAACACCAGACGGATGATGTACAAAAACGTTTCCCTTATCAGTTCGGCGTGTTGCGACTTCAGAGCGAACTAGAAATTTGTTGCatactatatttaatttaattaattaattattgaaaacaatactttttaattttctgaaacAGGAGAAGACATAGTGTCTGCAGCCAAACGAGAAGTCAAAGAAGAAACAGGCGTGGACTCACGTTTCTTATCACTGATCACATTCAGGCACACACACAACATGATGTATGGTAACTCTGATATCTACATGCTCCTTATGATGAGAGCATTGACGGAGCAAATACATTTGTCGGAAAGGGAAGTGAAGGACTGTCGATGGATGAATATAGATGAATATATAAACCATCCACATGTGCATTCTTTTAATAGATGGGTCATAAAACAAGCCCTCGGTTGTAAagacagaaatataaaattggaTATACAAAAGAAAACAGTTCAATGGGCAACTAATACAAGGATTATGGACTTCTTATGTGTTACTGACTATGATTGATATCATCACAATAATTTGTGATATatgttaataatgtaaatatttatttaaaatgataataatatacaattgtgTAAGTTTCGTCGTTTCATTAATCAGGTTTCACACATATACATAAGTAAATGGGCTTCACGTGAAATTTTCGAAAGGACAATAATCATAAAAGTATAACTAACAATTAATATTGAGTACTATAAAAGTAGGTACagacagaaaaaataaatagttttaaaatgtggctagttacctccctaccgacaaaaacgtaccgccaagcgatttagcgttccggtacgttgtcgtgtagaaaccgaaaaggggtgtggattttcatactcctaacaagttagcccacttccatcttagactgcatcatcacttaccatcaggtgagattatcaaggactaacttgtaaagaataaaaaaaaaaagttaatacctacataatataaaaaatcagtCGGACGTCCTTATTCATCTTCACTTCCGTTtgttttataactagcggacgcccgcgacttcgatcgcgtggaattcagttttacacaaatcccacgggaaccttggatttttctgggatgaaaagtatcctatgtgttaatccagagtggaactatttccattccaaattttagccaaattgctttagtatccgcagcgtaaaggaggaacaaacatacacacacttacacacaaactttcgtttttataatattagtgtggttgtgtgatacccgtgcgaagccggagcgGGCCTATGTTATGCTAtctagtatctatactaatattataaagctgaagagtttgtttgtttgtttgattgaacgcgcttatctcaggaattactggtacgatttgaaaaattctttcagtgttagatagcccatttatcgaggaaggctataggccatatattatccccatattcctacaggaacgggaaccacgcggcgtcagctagtgtttttatatacaacatTCACAGTTTTttgtagtgtatttagtatcagcattgcacccgtgcaAAGCCGGGGCGGATCGCTAGTTATACTTATAAAGCTCcctcttaatatttattatttatttatttgtaatgccaacaatgacagcagaaaacctTATATATAAatcagttacaaaattcttggactactgcagccattttttacaggcattcacagcactgcagagtccggttaaaaacttaaaggtTCCGGTTAaactcttcaatcactctatctattaaaaatatcgcatcaaaatccgttgcgtagatttaaagatttaagcatacatagggacatagggataTAGGAACAGAGacatcgattttttttataacctacttcaaaatagttttttttgtacGTATGTTATGCGATTACTCGAGGATGCCTGGACCGAGTTGGATAAttctattttgtttgaaagggtatagaTAGggtgatgatgggatcctggagaaatcgaaggAAACTTTCAAAAGAAATAGTAATGAATCGCCTCAGTCATGTACAATACGTACCTTGTGATTGGATTTGATTGAACGTGGATCCACCAGGATGGGTTTGACTATCATTAGAGGTCTGACGGtggagacgaaggacagttaatggaattcctcaactgtttatagtagctaccttgtgattgggtttcactaatttgttttgatgaggactttccacccatatgggtTGTAACTGTCATTAGGAGTAATGGATTGTAACGTAATTCGGCGAAACATTTCTTGTCTAGATCTATATCTAGTAAGActacactaaaaatgaaaaaaaaaaattaaatcttcaaaaatataaaatgtaccgactaaactaaaaagcgacaAATAACATCCATATTATGTTGCTGCTGCTTTGCTGTTTTACTTTCTGAttaatttgaaggcggtgctaagcctaAGTGTTGATTTAagaagccgtttctgaaagactGTCTGAAAAAGCTAAATCCTTATCATATCTTTatatggcttgaattaatacatcatcgggttagcaccgccttcaaattgatcagtagGTAATAACAAACAGCAAAGCAGCAGTgccataatatgatgttatttatcgcttttta
This genomic window contains:
- the LOC112054531 gene encoding uncharacterized protein LOC112054531 isoform X1, which gives rise to MPTQYILKRNILNNILRFSRNFSFTNCRYPSMQFFVGEIDRFNGITIDSTSLKCSKDIFTKTLAESLNKWSLEGRRCIWFKIHIEDSSYVPLLAQKGFNFHHARDDFVMMYKWLPTESEPNLPPPCHTNLGVGALVVNDKHQMLAVSEKHYEYPHWKLPGGFVERGEDIVSAAKREVKEETGVDSRFLSLITFRHTHNMMYGNSDIYMLLMMRALTEQIHLSEREVKDCRWMNIDEYINHPHVHSFNRWVIKQALGCKDRNIKLDIQKKTVQWATNTRIMDFLCVTDYD
- the LOC112054531 gene encoding uncharacterized protein LOC112054531 isoform X2 — protein: MNFSFTNCRYPSMQFFVGEIDRFNGITIDSTSLKCSKDIFTKTLAESLNKWSLEGRRCIWFKIHIEDSSYVPLLAQKGFNFHHARDDFVMMYKWLPTESEPNLPPPCHTNLGVGALVVNDKHQMLAVSEKHYEYPHWKLPGGFVERGEDIVSAAKREVKEETGVDSRFLSLITFRHTHNMMYGNSDIYMLLMMRALTEQIHLSEREVKDCRWMNIDEYINHPHVHSFNRWVIKQALGCKDRNIKLDIQKKTVQWATNTRIMDFLCVTDYD
- the LOC112054531 gene encoding uncharacterized protein LOC112054531 isoform X3, whose amino-acid sequence is MQFFVGEIDRFNGITIDSTSLKCSKDIFTKTLAESLNKWSLEGRRCIWFKIHIEDSSYVPLLAQKGFNFHHARDDFVMMYKWLPTESEPNLPPPCHTNLGVGALVVNDKHQMLAVSEKHYEYPHWKLPGGFVERGEDIVSAAKREVKEETGVDSRFLSLITFRHTHNMMYGNSDIYMLLMMRALTEQIHLSEREVKDCRWMNIDEYINHPHVHSFNRWVIKQALGCKDRNIKLDIQKKTVQWATNTRIMDFLCVTDYD
- the LOC112054531 gene encoding uncharacterized protein LOC112054531 isoform X4, which translates into the protein MLKRHFYKNFSRITQQMVFRRQKVYMVQNSYRRLKLCPFISTSFNFHHARDDFVMMYKWLPTESEPNLPPPCHTNLGVGALVVNDKHQMLAVSEKHYEYPHWKLPGGFVERGEDIVSAAKREVKEETGVDSRFLSLITFRHTHNMMYGNSDIYMLLMMRALTEQIHLSEREVKDCRWMNIDEYINHPHVHSFNRWVIKQALGCKDRNIKLDIQKKTVQWATNTRIMDFLCVTDYD